TTTTTATTATTCAAAAAAGAAAATCGGCAGGCGCTACGCGCGTTATCTAAAAAGCAATGGGGATTAGCTCTATGTTTTTATTTCGCCAAAATAAGACTCGCGCAATCAACACGATAACTTAAGATGCTGTATATGCTGATCTCATTTAACAATTAACTTGATTTTGTTTTACAAAATGATTAATATTCCTATTACAACCTATCATCTTTAATAAGTAATTGCGAAATGAAAAAACATCAACCAAAGCTCATGGCACTTTTGCAATTACCGAATCATATTTAAAAATTGGAGGTATTTAAAATGGACAAAATAAATATTGAAGAAAAACTTAGCTTGTTTAACGACTATTGGAATCCGAAAATCATCGGTGAAATCAATGAGTCTTATGTGAAATTAGCCAAACTTAAAGGCGATTTTGTATGGCATACCCATGAAAATGAGGATGAAATGTTTTATGTCTTGAAAGGCACATTAACCATGAAGTTCCGGGAAAAAAGTGTGCAACTCAATGAAGGTGAATGCCTTGTGATCCCTAGCGGCATCGAGCATATGCCGGTTGCTGAAGAAGAAGTTCATGTCATGCTTATCGAATCGAAGACTACTTTAAATACCGGTAACGTTACAAGCGAAAGAACGGTCAAAAATCTAAAGCAAATCTAAAAAAAGGTTATGTTTTTCAACCTGAAGAACATAACCTTTTTATTTTTTTCATTGTAGACATTTGACCGAAACAAAAAATCCATTAATCGGTAAATGTGGTATTTTATTTAATGTTTTTTTTGATCAGCTCTTTTGCTTTAACGACACGATACTGTTTGAACTTTTTGCCGGGAATAATTACTGCATTAGCTGGACAAAAACTTAGGCATCGCATACATAACTCACAAGACTTGTGCCATTCGGGATAATCTTTCATCTTGATATTGTTCACCGGACACAGCTTTGCACATAAACCACATTTAATGCATTTTTCCTGATCCACCGTAATTTTTCGCCCTTCAGCCAGATTTACCCGTTCCATTATAAAATGGTTACAGCAAAGATGATAAAATCCTTTTGAAAGAAATGGGATGCGTTTCCATGATGTATTTCCTTTAATGAGATTTTCTGCATACGCTCTAGCTTTTTCAAGACCACTATTTATTTTTTTACCGTTTACTTCCTCATTTATCTGTTTGGGAAGCCAATTATTCGGCATCACAATCTCACAAGCACCAATGCAATCATAGCCCTTCTCTGTTAGAACCTTTTTTAATGGCCCCACAATAGCACCAGAAAAAGCCATCATGGTATCAACCATAAAAACAGGTGTTTTATCAGCCCTTGGTAATGCCTTAAAAAAATCACAGACAAAAGGTAATGTCGATTGAAAAGCAACCGGAAAAGCAATCCCAAAAGGAATTGTAGTATCTATTTTTTGGGGGTCCGTCTCTTCAATTTTATGTAAAGTAACCGATATTCCTTTCGCGGAAAAAATCTCTATCATTTCTTTTACTACCAACAAGGTGTTTCCAGTTCCTGAATAGTAATAAAAATTGATCTGTGTTCCAAACATAATTAATTTCCTCCCATAAATACGATCTCTGTCATCTATTAATTTTTTATCATGGTCCAAATATTTTGGGCAATTTTCTTTCCATTCATAATTAATGATGCTTCGGTACCGGTAACGGCACAAGCAAACATAAGTCCTTCCACAAGTACGGCAATCTGAAGTGCCAAAAAATGCGGGTCAATGTCTTTTTTTACTTCTCCGTTTTGTTGTGCTTCTCTAAATTTTTCTTCAATCAATGGGATACCGCCATAAATATAATCAGCCACCTTTGTCTTAAATTCCGGGAATTTTTTAATCGAATCAATTAAAACAAGATAGGTATCGCTATTGACATTATCATAATATTTGCTATAGGAAAAATAACCTGAATAATCAAAGGAGTTTTGTATCAATTCCTTTATATTGTCAGAAGAAGAAATTTTTTTATCAGTCCATATTTTAATTTCTTCAATTATTACCTGGATCGCTTGGATAAAAACATCATCCTTATTTTTAAAATGATGATAAAAAGCACCTTTCGTAATATTGCAGGCACTTGTTATATCATTGATACTTGTATTATCATAACCATTCTCTATAAACATTATTACCGCCTGATGCAATAACTGTTCTTTCGTTTTCATCGTGTTGTTCTCCTCATCTCAAAAACATACTAAACGGTCGGTATGTTAAATTAAGTATACTGTTCTTATCATAGATTGTCAAGTTCGAACCTAAAAAAGGTCCCTGCACAAAGTACATTTCTGAGACCTATTTATTTCTGTCTATTTAATTGTACCTTAATTTTATAAAAAAACCGATGGGTCCCGATTTTTATCTTAATCCTTCTCTGTTTACTTAATTTGCTATGTATCTACCCGCATATTCAACTTTTGCTTTTTTCGTGTATTTCATAATAAATTCCGATTTTGCTTCTGTATAGCCATCTCTATTGTGCTCGTATTCTTTCCCCAAACGCAATTTAAGGATTCCATATTGAGCCGCAATATCCGGATGATCTAATAGATAATCTCTAAAATATAACTCATCCCAGTCACCTAAATGCCTAACATGAAGATGGTACACCTTTTCTGCAAACCCCTCTAACAAATATCCTTTATTTAATGCCAGTCGCAAATCCGGCTGAAATTCACTTGACATCAGGTTCCAGCTATTTTTATTGAGGGTTTTAATTAGCTCTGTAAGCTCGCACGTGCTATCCACTTCTAACAAGATATCGATGGTGGGTTTTGCAATCAGTCCTTCCACCGCACTACTACCAATATGGTTGATCCGTTTTATGTCCTGATTGTTGATCGAACTTAATAGCTGTCTTTTTTCAATTTCATACCACTCTTTATATTTGGGATTATGTTCTTTTAAAATAATCGGGAACAATGCCCATAATTCTTTCAATGACAATTCTGATAATTCTTTTTTCATAATCCTCCCCCATCAATCAGATTGTAAAAGAGCGCTACTCCACGTGATAATCTATAAAAAAATACATCTTCACATTTCCCAATTACCTAACGGCATTCAATTCTATTGTGTCCCTTATTTTTTGTTTGCTATAATGCTTTATCAGCACGTTTCAACACATTAATTCGATTAACACCTTGCTCATAAATAGCAACACCAAAGCTACTCGCAATCGCTTTCATCTTTTATTCCTTGTTTTAATATTTCGACTATTTTTTTAAGTGCTTCATTATATGCACTGGGATTATCAATATCGGTCAAATGACCCGCATTTTCAATCCAAAAAAGCGCTTTGATTGGTGCCTGGATCTGTTTAAAATATTCTGCTGCAAGTGTACTTGGGACTTGCCAGTCCTCTCTGCCACACAAATAAAATATCGGAATTTCATAAACTTGATCGTCATAAATGTCATATTCGATCAAATAATCCATCAGATGTTTATTTAATGCCGAGAAATTCAACATCGGAATAATATCAGAAAATCGAAAAACAGGACTTTTCAAAATTATTTTCACCTGTTTTCCGATGCTTCCGGTTATTCCGACCATCCCGTATTTTTTTTGCAATCTCCTGAATCTAAGCACTTCTTTTGTGAAATTGATTGTAGTTAAATAAAACGGATAACCGTCAAATGAAGCATAAGTGTTAATGTCTTTTTCAATATTAGCAGTTTTTATAAATTCGTCTAATCTTTCGTAAGCCAACCGTTCGCCTCTAAACATGCTTATGACTTGACCCATGCCAATATAACCACAAACATCGTGAGGATGCATCTTTACATAGGTTGTTCCTAAAACACTCCCCCAAGAATGCCCAAGTAATATTATTTTTTCGGTATGATATTTGCCTTTTATATAACAAATTGTTTCGCTAAGGTCAGCAAGCAAACTCGCCATTGTGACCTCACTGGATAACGATTTATTTTTCAGATTTGTTTTTCCGGCCCCTCTTTGATCATAATATACAAAACTGCAAAAATTTTCGGCTGGTCTCACCGCATATTGAAACAACGACTCTGACTGCCCTGGACCGCCATGCAAAAATAGAATGACCCATTCTGAATTACAAGGATAATGTAAAAAATACTGTTTTATCCCATTGATATTCACATATTCTTCAATATAAGTTATCTGCTTTTTCATCGTTGCCTCTTAATTTCAAACGCTTAGTTAATTCTCTATCTCAAATTTTCGGCTAAATCACGTACTTTTTGAAGCTCGGGCGAATCATGCATACTGCCTTTTTCTACCATCCCCGGAATTTTGATGATGCCCTTATTTTCCCATTTTAAATATGCGCTAATCGCATTTAACTGGGCTTCAGCCGCATCGTAGACCTTATCTGAACCTGAATTTAACAACATTGCAATCGAATGAATGTGAAATCCTTTTTTAGCAAAAGCATACATCCGATCAATAAAGCATTTTATCTGTGCGGAAACATCAAACCAGTAGATCGGTGAAGCCAATACCAGCAGATCCGTCTGTTCGAGATCTTTTAAGATGTCGTTCATATCATCTTTTTGCACACAAAGACCATCATGTGTAAAACAATATTGACAACCCTGACAAGGTTTAACCGTCAGTTCACTTAACTTTCTTAACATCACCTGATGGCCGGCTTTTTTTGCCGCTTTGGCAAATACATCTGCCATAATTTCAGTATTTCCGCCTTTTCGCGGGCTACCCGTAACAACTAAAATATTCATTTTTATTCACCAATTACCTTTCTAAACCTTTTATCTGTTAACCCCTAATCCACGAAAACAGATAATTTACCGGATTTGTCGCTTGAATACCAGGATCTTTCAATTTTTCAAAGCTTCCCGGCAAAGCGCTTTCCATCGCCGCTAAATGAAAATGACAGGCCCCAATGCCAACGTCGGTCCGCTGAATGTCAATCCCCAATTTGCTGTCTTTTGTCGGCTGAACCTCATAGAAATGATAGGCATTCTGATCCTGAACTATTCGCCACGGTTGTTTATTCACCGCCGATGGTGCCAGACGCAGCATCTCCAAGGGGAACGCATAATCTCCAGCCGCCGCCGGGGTAAGCGGATGCGTAAAATCATGGTCATAAAAAATCTCGCTCCATTCGCAACGACGATTGGATTTTGCGGCCCACTGCACTACCGATTCCAGCATCCGCTTCTTACCGGCAGGATAACCGAGCGGGGAAATAACCGGAAAAAGATCACCGGCTTTCAACTTCATCGCTGTCGAAAATCCGCTGCGGTCAAAGGTTCCCCCTAACCAGCAAGTTCCCAACCCCAGCGAAGTGCAATATAAAACCAGCTGTTCAAAAGAGTAACCCAGGGCCTCAAGCACTAGTTCTCCCGGGGCTACCGATGCTCCAACATAATTAGAAGCGCCTTTGATAACACCATAGGTTCCCAGCTTTTCACCGCTAACCAAGGCCGTCTTTTCCAGCAGATGAAAGTTAACATCTATGGCAAAGGGATTAGCTAAAGCAGCGATATACGTGCTGATTTTATCCTGATCCGCTGCCGTCAGCGGACGATTTTGATAGGTTCGTACACTATGACGGGCTTTCACCGTTTCTTCGATCAAAAAATCTATTTTCATTTGTATCCCCTTACTTCTTTCAGGCTAGTGTTTTGTAAAGATTAATTTCACCCGGTTTTTCCAGATAACCCGCAAATGTCGCCATCGCGTCTTTAAAATGTTGCGACAACAAATGGTTATTGAGGGCTTCCTGATCATCCCATTCTTCCAGCATTGTCAACAGTTGCGGATTTTTGACATCTTGCAGCAATTCATAGCGGACGCAACCAGCATCATATTTTCTTGTCTCTGCCACAAGATTTTTAGCGATCGCAATAAATTCATCAATTTTATCGGCTTTAATATTATTTTGAGCAGCTACTTTAATCATCGTAAATTTTTCCTTCCTAATTGCCATTTTAGATAATGGCCTCTATTTGTTGTGGTTTTGTTGATTACTCCGTTTTATTTCCCAGTTTATCCAAAAGTTTACCACTCAATTCAAGAAAACAAAGCGTTTCTGCTTCGGTTAAGATGTTTCGATACTGGTTATGAAGCAGCCGCCAGGACGCTACAATTTGCTCCTGTTGTGCCAATCCTTCCGCAGTTGTCCGCAGATAGATATTTTTCCCTTCCGGTTGTTTTTCGACATATTTTTTACGCTCCAGTTTATCAATCAGGCGAGTGATCGTTGATGGTGTTAAGTTAAGCATTTCTCCAACTTCCTTTTGCTGTATTCCACCTTTTAAATTGACGTTATAAAGCAACACCGCATGACTTGGGGATAACCCGGTTTTACTAAACGCTTCGTCGGCTAATTTCCCCAACGCTCGGGCTAACTTTGTTGTCGAAAAAAATAAGCAGTCATCAAGTTTGCAGTCCTGAAGATCAACGTCTCGTTCATTGTTCAAAATATCGCCTCCTTTGTTTGTACATACAATTTATACTATCATGTGTCCTCTTTTTTGTCAATTCTAGTCTCAATAACTTATTTGTTATGATTTGCTGTCTGATCTAATTTATAAGTATCTTCTAATGAAATAGCCCGTCATAAAAAATATTAGTTGCTCTTTAAGATGCCACCCCTATGCTTATTAACGCTTGCCAAAAGCGGTAGAAATAAACAATGATTAATGGTATAATCTCTAAAAACATAAATTTGATAAGAAGGTAGCTGTTAAAATGATCGTTGTCCAGATTTTCATGGTAATCATCGGTAGTTTGTTTATTTATATTGGCTGGAGAATATGGAAGAAAGAACAAATAACACTCATTCATCGTTACCATTATGAAAAAGTTTCAGCAGAAAATAAGAAGCCCTATACAGAAAAGATGGGAAAAGCTATGATCCTAATGGGCATCGGAATAGCTTTAACCGGAATTGCTGATTTTATATTTCACACTTCCTATTGTTGGTGTATTTTTGCGATTTGTTTCATTGGCGGACTTGTGATAATGATCGTTTCGCAAATTAAATATAATCACGGCATATTTTAAAATATATTTCCCTTTATCAAGCAAACACTATCTAAACTGGCCCGTTTCCCCCTTATAAATCAACCCCGCTCAAAATATCGGCTAAAGCTGTCCGACACCAATATAAAATAACCAAAGCGAAGGAACCAATCAATGAATAAATGTGCCTACTGTCATAATGAAATTCACGAACCGCATCCTGTAGTAGCTGGAAAAAATCAGGATTCGCTGGTTTGTTGCAGCGAATCCTGTGTCGAAAAAGTATTGGCGTTTTACAATTTTTTTGACCGCACAAAAATATTCTTTTTCATCGGTCTCACCTTATTTATGATTTTATTGTTTGGTTCTGTTTTTCTTCTGAGCTTAAAAAATATGTGGCTGGGCAGCCTCTTAATGGGGTCGTCCTTTGGATTGCTGGGACTTCTTGTCATCCTTTTCCCCTTTGCCACCCCTCAGACATTTGATTTGCTTGGCATCCAAAAAACAATATCGGTTACGAGGCTGCTTGGTCTTTTTGTCTTGGCACTCGGTCCGTTACTTACTTATTGGCTGCGGCTATAGATGCTTCAGTCAAACCCTAGCTTTTGATAACCATTGCTTTCATCATCGACATCCTGATGAAAATTAAAAATTATCCTCAATCCCGCGGACAATTTTTAATTATTTGCCATCGAAGCTGCTAATTCTGACAAGTTAATAACTGCCGGACAAAATTCCGGGTTCTGCTCACGCAGGGTTTTGGTGTACTCACTATCCAACTCACCCAATTTCTGAAAATAACAATTGATTCGATGATTTAAAAATAAGTTATTCATCTGAAAACTAATCGGCACCGAAAAATCAACGTGTTCATAAAATAACCCCTCTTCGGTAAATGGCGGTGGATATTCCGCTGCCGGCAACGTTGGAATAAAATCATGGACATTAAAAATTCGGAAGCTGTTTTTAATATATTTATTATAAGCACTGACAAAGTCCGGATCACCCGGTCGACCTGCGGCGTAGGTGTAAACAACCAGTTCTTTATTGAGAACATTAACGGCAATATCTAACGCTGCCATGATCGCCAGATCTCCGCCCAGACTATGCCCGGTCAGATAAAGTTTTTTATCTTTCGGAAGTTTCTCAACGCTCTCTATCAACCCGTCGCGCAGCGACTGATAAATTCGGGTGATTCCGCGATGACTGGTTCCGGCATTTTCCACATAAGGAAACGGAATCTGAAAAAGATCGAGATCCGAATCCAGATTCGGAACCGAATCCGTTCCGCGAAAAGCCAACACAATCCGATCTTCCGACTCCGCAAAAAAGCCAAACTTTTCTACTGTTTTTTCAGTCACCCCTGTTGTCCCTTCAAATGTATGACAAAGTTCAAACCCACTGGGTAGCTCTAATTTATTTTGATCAAAAAATGGATACGTCTGATAACAAAATCCTGCCAGTAAAATAGCATCCTGTTGATTATACGCTTCACTTGACTTCATCTTTTTTCTCCTTAACTTTTAGTAATCATGGCTTTGCGATCAGTTCTCACCACCAATTTTATAACGTGTCGGCGAACGGTCTGACAGACAATGTAAAAATCATTTCGTGCAAAACTGATCTCAAAACTCACAGTCGTTTCGTCATTACTTATTTAGGATCATTTATGGTGCTTCTTATTTTTGGCCTCGCTCAGGGCCTGTTTCATTTCTCCTTTACTGCCAAACATTTTTTTTATTTTTGCTGCTTCCAACTGTCGATAATTAAGGCCTTCGTAGTCCATTTCAGTTTGAAGTTTACGATAGTTATCAAACCGCTTTTGAGGCAAACTTCCGGTTTCAATGGCGGCTTTCACGGCACAACCCGGTTCGCTGGTGTGGGTGCAATCCCGGAACCGGCACCTTTCGGCCAGTTCTTCAATATCCTCAAAAGACTTCGACAGATTGGCGTGATCCAGATGAAGTTCCCGCATGCCAGGCGTATCGATCACAACACCGCCAGTGGGCAACA
This is a stretch of genomic DNA from Acetobacterium woodii DSM 1030. It encodes these proteins:
- a CDS encoding cupin domain-containing protein gives rise to the protein MDKINIEEKLSLFNDYWNPKIIGEINESYVKLAKLKGDFVWHTHENEDEMFYVLKGTLTMKFREKSVQLNEGECLVIPSGIEHMPVAEEEVHVMLIESKTTLNTGNVTSERTVKNLKQI
- a CDS encoding EFR1 family ferrodoxin (N-terminal region resembles flavodoxins. C-terminal ferrodoxin region binds two 4Fe-4S clusters.), with product MFGTQINFYYYSGTGNTLLVVKEMIEIFSAKGISVTLHKIEETDPQKIDTTIPFGIAFPVAFQSTLPFVCDFFKALPRADKTPVFMVDTMMAFSGAIVGPLKKVLTEKGYDCIGACEIVMPNNWLPKQINEEVNGKKINSGLEKARAYAENLIKGNTSWKRIPFLSKGFYHLCCNHFIMERVNLAEGRKITVDQEKCIKCGLCAKLCPVNNIKMKDYPEWHKSCELCMRCLSFCPANAVIIPGKKFKQYRVVKAKELIKKNIK
- a CDS encoding TetR/AcrR family transcriptional regulator; the protein is MKTKEQLLHQAVIMFIENGYDNTSINDITSACNITKGAFYHHFKNKDDVFIQAIQVIIEEIKIWTDKKISSSDNIKELIQNSFDYSGYFSYSKYYDNVNSDTYLVLIDSIKKFPEFKTKVADYIYGGIPLIEEKFREAQQNGEVKKDIDPHFLALQIAVLVEGLMFACAVTGTEASLIMNGKKIAQNIWTMIKN
- a CDS encoding GrpB family protein encodes the protein MKKELSELSLKELWALFPIILKEHNPKYKEWYEIEKRQLLSSINNQDIKRINHIGSSAVEGLIAKPTIDILLEVDSTCELTELIKTLNKNSWNLMSSEFQPDLRLALNKGYLLEGFAEKVYHLHVRHLGDWDELYFRDYLLDHPDIAAQYGILKLRLGKEYEHNRDGYTEAKSEFIMKYTKKAKVEYAGRYIAN
- a CDS encoding alpha/beta fold hydrolase — encoded protein: MKKQITYIEEYVNINGIKQYFLHYPCNSEWVILFLHGGPGQSESLFQYAVRPAENFCSFVYYDQRGAGKTNLKNKSLSSEVTMASLLADLSETICYIKGKYHTEKIILLGHSWGSVLGTTYVKMHPHDVCGYIGMGQVISMFRGERLAYERLDEFIKTANIEKDINTYASFDGYPFYLTTINFTKEVLRFRRLQKKYGMVGITGSIGKQVKIILKSPVFRFSDIIPMLNFSALNKHLMDYLIEYDIYDDQVYEIPIFYLCGREDWQVPSTLAAEYFKQIQAPIKALFWIENAGHLTDIDNPSAYNEALKKIVEILKQGIKDESDCE
- a CDS encoding flavodoxin family protein — its product is MNILVVTGSPRKGGNTEIMADVFAKAAKKAGHQVMLRKLSELTVKPCQGCQYCFTHDGLCVQKDDMNDILKDLEQTDLLVLASPIYWFDVSAQIKCFIDRMYAFAKKGFHIHSIAMLLNSGSDKVYDAAEAQLNAISAYLKWENKGIIKIPGMVEKGSMHDSPELQKVRDLAENLR
- a CDS encoding nitroreductase family protein, which codes for MKIDFLIEETVKARHSVRTYQNRPLTAADQDKISTYIAALANPFAIDVNFHLLEKTALVSGEKLGTYGVIKGASNYVGASVAPGELVLEALGYSFEQLVLYCTSLGLGTCWLGGTFDRSGFSTAMKLKAGDLFPVISPLGYPAGKKRMLESVVQWAAKSNRRCEWSEIFYDHDFTHPLTPAAAGDYAFPLEMLRLAPSAVNKQPWRIVQDQNAYHFYEVQPTKDSKLGIDIQRTDVGIGACHFHLAAMESALPGSFEKLKDPGIQATNPVNYLFSWIRG
- a CDS encoding putative quinol monooxygenase; protein product: MIKVAAQNNIKADKIDEFIAIAKNLVAETRKYDAGCVRYELLQDVKNPQLLTMLEEWDDQEALNNHLLSQHFKDAMATFAGYLEKPGEINLYKTLA
- a CDS encoding MarR family winged helix-turn-helix transcriptional regulator; its protein translation is MNNERDVDLQDCKLDDCLFFSTTKLARALGKLADEAFSKTGLSPSHAVLLYNVNLKGGIQQKEVGEMLNLTPSTITRLIDKLERKKYVEKQPEGKNIYLRTTAEGLAQQEQIVASWRLLHNQYRNILTEAETLCFLELSGKLLDKLGNKTE
- a CDS encoding DUF3784 domain-containing protein gives rise to the protein MIVVQIFMVIIGSLFIYIGWRIWKKEQITLIHRYHYEKVSAENKKPYTEKMGKAMILMGIGIALTGIADFIFHTSYCWCIFAICFIGGLVIMIVSQIKYNHGIF
- a CDS encoding lipase family protein, whose protein sequence is MKSSEAYNQQDAILLAGFCYQTYPFFDQNKLELPSGFELCHTFEGTTGVTEKTVEKFGFFAESEDRIVLAFRGTDSVPNLDSDLDLFQIPFPYVENAGTSHRGITRIYQSLRDGLIESVEKLPKDKKLYLTGHSLGGDLAIMAALDIAVNVLNKELVVYTYAAGRPGDPDFVSAYNKYIKNSFRIFNVHDFIPTLPAAEYPPPFTEEGLFYEHVDFSVPISFQMNNLFLNHRINCYFQKLGELDSEYTKTLREQNPEFCPAVINLSELAASMANN